In Gossypium hirsutum isolate 1008001.06 chromosome A10, Gossypium_hirsutum_v2.1, whole genome shotgun sequence, the DNA window GTACATTCCAGTTGTAACAAAAACTTCTTTTTTTAGTTGATTCCATCCAATTCTCTGTCGTGGATAGATCAACTCCTTTTAGACCTAAGAATTTAGTGGCAccatattttcttaattcttttatCGGGGCCCATCTCTGAGTAGGTGCTAAAGTCGTAGCAGGAGCAGTCCCCGCTACTCCTTCTAAGGCATCAACAAGAACTCATAATAAATGAGAATTATCTCCATCATTCTCCCAATCGACTCTAAGAGGTTGATTTCTCATTGGGTTACTACTAGAGGTTACTAATTTAGTCTCATCTAATCCGTACGATTTTTCGTTTCCAGTGTACATTTCTTGCTCAGtatcatttatttattcatctaacatctttaatctataaaatGGAAACAAACAATTAGATCAGCATCCAAATCCCGACTCAGTTTCGATTCAATagtggcatgtacttctagactcaatttcgagctcaatttagcctgagaatcggctaaacctgatatctctgataccaataaaatgtaacacatcctaaccctataccgtcactggaacagggttacagagcattactggacaTATCTAACAAATTACGAATAACTCACAAATAATTATCATACAaagtataaatttaattcttaagTCCCTATAATGGACCCTCGAGACCCAAAACAAGTATTTGAAATGGATCAGGACTTATCCAGGTGCTCGGagaatttttgtaaattttaaatttttttaactcaatataacctcCTTGATAaacatctaaccttccctgcaatttcaaaccaaaaccaatccaaTACCAATGGTATAACCAATTCAATTCATACATGTAAACATCTAAAATATACCAAGATTAATACTAGAATTTACTATATGATCATTCATaccattattcaaaataaattaaaagtactATTCAATTATCAATTCAAACATAATGTTACATAtaccatttcatttatttaatcttTCATTTACCAATTTAAATCATCACATATTACCCTTACAATCCAAAACCACTTTAACTCAAAATACAACCAaggtacatgccacatataccaaaataaaatatacatcaccaaggtTGCTGAGATCGTGATTGGTTCGGATGCTGGACCAGATTTTGACTCCTATTGACCTACACACAGAAAataaccgtacgctgagtatagaCATACTTAATGGTATTAATATAATTCAAACTATAATAacaattatgaaatataaatattaaacatataacaATTTAATTTTCTCAAATATTAACTCATTCTTAAACTTCATTCGTTAATAATAGTAACACAATTTCAACTATTTATCAGTTTCAATCAAATATCATAGAATTCAATTTTCTTCACTACATCAACGTTTAGTTCATGCCTTCAACTtccaatctcaatttcaatccacaatttaaatttctcatttcagtttttcaccctattaacagACCTGAACTTTggcggatacatggatccaaccaaacacaccaaaatggcacctagtgcctcatcggatagtttgaagcaaagttgacacccagtgtctcatcgtcATAGGCGAAGTAAAGTGGTATGTAGTACGTCATCGAATTTATCCAAAGTACAatagtgacacccagtgcctcatcgaatcgaggtcgaagtatccctgaacacttccaatcctatggcatgccaactatattcgacttagcccaactagttaatagggtatttaattatCTTTCTCTGTTTCAATCAATATTCACATCAATTCTacttaaatcacaatttcactttcatttcaaaaatccatttaccaaatcaaatacaCTTTCCATTCACCAATCAAAATACAATTCAATACTAACACATATTTCTCATACAATTCAACTTCACTTTAAATCCCAAATTCTCtttcaattcaacaattcaatcacaatccaatactaaatttatttaacaaccatttcAGTTATCATTCAATTCTATAACAACACTTACCtcataatttacttaccaaatacataatttaatttaacattgaatgaataaataatttgaattatagtaatacaaacccggattTTTTCGATTACTTCTcgacaactttttcctttcctttcggtACCGATGCCTCAGGTTCTTTGCTAGCAAATTAAACTCCAAGCTTTAAAAACGctatttcccctttttctttctttttattctttctttcttcttactTTCGAAAGTCTCGGTTCTTTCTctccttttgtttctttcttttatttatatcttatataaataaatatattagttaataataataattataatacattataataataattatgataaatatctatttaaatacaaaaatcttataatataattatttaattaataaatatcttttaacttaataataataaataataaatatatatttactaattagatataaatattacaaatgtatgtatttttattaatacacttgtactAAATCATCACCCTACATTTGTCaaaatcttaatttattttataatttaatactttagtataaaaataaatttacttaaataaaaagtaattaaataaatatattacaattgtataaatatatgcattacATATGTATCATTTaatcaccatacacttgtctatttccaatttatttcataatatatcaataatatttaatacaaattataatttaataaaaaatactaataaataataaatacatgTTTActtaaattacaagaaaatacaTTAGTATTTTATAATtgtccacatatatttattacacatgtaatTTATTAACACCATACATATGTcaattatttagtttatttataataatataatataatataattaatataatttaaaatatgatataataatattatttaatatttaaccaacataaaaaatctaagatttttatgcaCATTGTTGCCTCTTTCATTGAAATAGACTTAATTGTCTATCTagtcccttttattttcttttaatctataatttaacttttaccctttattcaatttagtcctttttcctaattactattaattaaactaaatttgcctaattaaaacttaattaagctcactactagactcataattactcctaataattatttactaattCGGTTTACTAAGACGAAGGCCCGATATTGCACTTTTTCGATGCCcgtaaattttgggtcattacactaCAACTACTaagatgtacttgtgaccaaaagacgaagggaaaggaccgagaaagtcaataccccaaacatcaaataattctacttcaatgatgtttgttcgaggcatctcatttccgTTGGTAACATTTccgaccctttgacatcgatcacaactctttacgtaagcatatacGTCTTTGAATAGTTTTGGTCAAAAGAATCTTGCTTGCAGTACCTTGGCTGCAGTACGTGTACCTCTGAAGTGTCCCGCACTaggagctgagtgacaatggtataaaatcttatgtacttcatcttctaccacgcatctcctgatcatttgatctacacactttttaaacaagtatggttcttcccagaaatagtacttcacatcgtgaagaaactttttcctttgatgatacgtcttatcaatcgacATCAAATGACAaactaaatagttagcaatatcagcaaaccaaggggtattatgggcATGAtctaccttcagtatgtgttcatctggaaatgtttCCTGAATcggtataagtggagaattcctTTCTTCCGGCTCCAATCCGGACAAGTGATctactacttggttttctactcccttttgATCGTGAATTTCTAAAtggaactcttgaagtagaagtacccatcggatcaatCTCGGCTTAGCGCCTTTCTTGGCAAGCAAATACTTAATCTCTTAGTAGTtcgtatagacagtcactttggtacctacaagataagattgaaacttgtcaaaagcaaacacattAGCAAGTAGCTCTTTCTTTGTTActgtataattcagttgagctgctttcagagtttgacttgcttagtagatgggatgaaaaactttgttccttcgttgGTGCATAATAGCTCCTatcgcgaagtcacttgcgtcacacatcaattcaaatggaaaatcccagtATGGTGTGACTATTATGGGTGCCGTAACTAATCGAATCTTCAAAtcgttgaaagctcttaagcactctttATCAAATTTGAACgttgtgtccttctccaataatttgcataagggtttagcaattttggagaagtccttgatgaatcATCGATAGAAACTGGCATGGCCCAAAAAGCTCTTAACACCCTTTAcaaatgttggaggtgggagtttctaaataacatctacctttgctttatcaacCTCTACTTCATTtcttgttatccgatgccctagaacaatacattctcataccatgaaatggcacttttcccagttgagtacgaggtttgtttcttcgtattgccttagtaccttggctagattggctaggcaatcgtcataagtatctccaaatactaaaaaatcatccataaaaacttccaaatacttttcaaacatgtcagtaaaaatagaaaTCATACATATTTGagatgtagcaggtgcattaaataaaccaaaatggCATGCGTCCAAATACAAATGTACCATACGAGCAGGTGAATGTTGTTTTGTGTTGATCTTCTgatgctactgtaatctgattataccccgagtatccatcaagaaaatagtaatagtctcgccccACAAGTCTATCCAGTATCTAGTCCAAAAATGGTAAAGGGAAGTGAtatttcctagtcgccttgttcagcttTCGGTAATCGATccaaattctccatcccgtaactattctagttggtatcaacttGTTATTCTCGTTTTCGATTATTGTAATACCTTCTTTCTTTTGGCACGCACTGGATCGGACTTACCCATGAGCTGTCTGAGATAGGGTAAATTATACCtgtatctaaccacttgatgatttctttctttactacgTCTTTCATAATGGGGTTCaatcttcgttgtccatcaatcgtcccttttttgCCATCTTCTAGTATAGTCTTGTGTATTCATACAAATGGACTTATTCAgcgaatatcggctatggtccatcctATAGcgttcttgaattgtttcaacactaggatgagtttctcttcttgctcactagttaattttgctaaaaaaatcacaagcaaagtagaaacgttacctaaataaacatattttaaatgtgaagttagTACCTTAAGTTCTAATTTaagtggctcctcgattgacgcttttggttgggcataatcctttttctctaattccaaagattcaaattctgaatttgggcctagaagtattgggccttgagtgtgggtccgtaaggaggttgtatttaggtatttaattgtgcaatgaaatgacacaattaaatgtctgctttagtggttaatgaccctgagaagtgttggagaaatcttgggttcaaacatgggctttagcaaaaattttggtattaagtgaaaaaaaaaacctggatgcttggatgagggccttttaaattattgtgttaaataaatgacacaaggaagcatgtggtctagtggttgtggcgtaaTTAaagttgtatgggagcctgggttcaagccttggctcttgcaatttattctggTTTTTTTAAGGGAGCCTGGAATTTGGCCTTtaaaccttataattaattggggataaaatatgacacaaaaagagcctgtggtgaagtggcaaggtggcgtcatagatTTGGCAAGGAgctccagggttcgaaactcatggcaatcaaagaacATTTATTTTggtaacagggggcggcaagagttggtgttgaatttaaactctgatgttggagggatcccacattgggaagctaacataagtggggatgcgaagctggctttaaatagagagaaccatgaggagagtagaggtacctttcttggttgatccctttcgctttatgacgtgctcgtttgggttgggcgtcagctaagagtgctcggagcgtggattaactccagtcgccaatcaggtgtgtattttctcgctactctagtgtaggatggctactttgggccgaaaggggccattgGGCCTACGGgcctaattggataagttgtttgattgtgtattaaatattggactaggctaggtgaatctcatatctgtggctagatttgggctaaaagggccacacgagcgtgcgggcccatttgggccaagaatgggctttaggcccattcatattgttatccctgtttagaatactttagtttaccaaattactgaaatgccctcaatttgtaaaattaccaaagtaccctcgatttatagaattaccattttaccctcgatttacagagttaccattttaccctcgatttatagaattaccattttaccctcgatttatagaattaccgttttactctcaatttacagaattaccattttaccctcaattcacaaaattaccgttttaccctcgatttatagaattatcgttttacccttgatttacaaaattaccgttttacctttgatttacagaattaccgttttaccctcgatttaaagaattaccattttacccttaatttacaaaattactgaaatacccttggtttacaaaatttccaaaataccctcgatcagtaaaattaccaaaatacccctggtttgtaaaattactaaaatatccctggtttgtaaaattaccaaaatacccctggcttgtaaaattactaaaatacccctgatttgtgaaattatcgaaatactctGAATttacaaaatatcaaaatacccctgtagggtagaattaccgaaatacccctgtagggtagaattaccgaaatacccttgtaaggtagaaataccgaaatacccctgtagggtagaattaccgagatacccttgtgggataaaattaccatttttcccctagggtgttaaatgactgttttgcccttgtggacaagtgactgacttggactgtgtggttgacggatttgattgtgaatatatgttagtgatatgaatgacttgactgtgattgtttgattcaaatatgggcatgacattctgcatacatgacatgttgcatgggttgggttttataaaaatagaggaagtgctaaaagggctttgccctagtttaccAAAAAAAGGCTTTGCCCCaatttatcaaaaagggctttgccccagttattaaaagaggctaggcctccagttatatgataaagcagctatgctgccagtggagagtttggttgggtaggttgagttattccccacatggagagcttggttggtacgggtggagagtagcggatggtgggttgagtagtctccccaaatgggcttgcatacattcattggtatttcatgtgattttgaaatgggcctatgggccataccgtttacagtaaaggcttcggcccagtgatttgatttatgaaaaggctctGGCCTAGTAACTGTTAAAcgaaaggctttggcccagtaaaTGTcgagactaaatagggctttggcccagattgtactgataccgtgttattcactgtttgtttgttattgggattacacactgagttttcgtaaactcaccccgtttctaactgtgcaggtaatccctaagcttagatggtttggagctgcgagggactctgAAATGGCCACACTattgtttctatttcttttaattgcaattagatttcattttgggtttttaaataatgtaataaggccgtaggtgggttttaagttttaatttggattgtgatttcttatactaaactgctagtctaggaaaatcgagatttcaaaatggcatgatttttctaaggaacacgagcttccaacaacaaagttttcaaaatgcttccgtaATTTTAAATGAgataatataccaaaggcaaacaaattggtaaacgttttgatgagaactttagtttaataataataaaggaatttagattcagtaatggatttccactggaaagatcaaatttgaaaaatggtttgatgtgacgcactagattcggccataacgtctaggccagatttggggtgttacagaacagACTTTTAGCCGGGTTTTTTCTAGCCTTCAGCGGCTTTTTCACAAGCTTCgcaaaaatgccgctatagcaaacgccgcaaaattttgcggcgtttatttaaaaaaaatgccactaaagaccatgacttttagcggcgtttgcgtTAAAAGCATCACTAaaagtcatggtctttagcggcactttccacaaaaacgccgctaaaagtcatggtctttagcggcgtttttcccgCAAACGcagctaaagaccatgacctttagcgatgcttttttcacaaacgccgctaaagaatataaactttcaaaaaatttaattaaataatatttattttctatgataaatattttatgttttatttttgaaatttgaactttaaaccatacacaattttaaaaaaatcatttatatgtAACTCAACAGAAATTATGTTCAAAGATTCGTTGTcactaaacaaagaaaaatgattTACACAAATAAAAGACAAGAGAAAATGAAGTATCTAATGAGCAAATTATTTTATAAGCAATCAGAAAGAATAGTATAGGAAATTCTTAGTATCCTACTTGAAGTAAGTATCGAAAAATACAAAGAAGAGAATGAGTACGAGGAAGCATCTTTAAGTTGAACCATTCTTGATGTCAGGTTCCTTGCCTGTCTCATGGAGAAAACACCTGCACACAACAAGGACATGATGTCCCTGTCTCCATTTGACTTAATCACCCACATTCTCTCATACCCTTTCTGCCAACAGCAAGTGTTCAagttcttctcttcttctctccAATTCTTGCATATAAATGTCCATGAGATTATGGTATTTGATGAGAAAATTAGTTCACATCTATGATACTTTCACAATATTGGCCTGAAATACCCTACAAATCAATACCATATTGCAAAATCTCCAATATTCTTATCATGTTAAGGTGTTTATTGATAAATTTCTTAAGAGAAATGTTAACCAATGCCGTGTAATTAATGCATCACTTTTTTCTTGAATTCAGTTAAAGTAAGCAAtgtattaaatgttaaaaaatatcCTTAAAATGAACCGCTCAAGACTCCTGAAAGGTTGTGGGTTCAATATCTTAACAACAATCACTTGTAACGCACGACAAGAATGGGTTCTTACAGTTCATTTGTCAACTTCAGAACACTTGATTATAATGTGGTAGGAGAGGTTTGAATATAAAAAAGAAGCATTCAGAGTATGACTAGACCTccaattgatcaaacaaaagAATACATAAATAAGAAATCATCAAGGCAAGATGTAGACCAAAAGACCAACTTTGAGCAACTCTCATACCTTACCTCCAGATCTTGAACTGCTACCTCCAGATCTTGAACTGCTTGTTCCCTTGTAATTTCCTTTTGCTGGCGAGAACGTTTGAGAAAGCCAATGCGTAAGATTCCCTGACAAATTATTATCAGTACAATCAAGGAGTAAACATaaactcaactcaaaatcataGTTCTGAAGCCTTTGCTCAATTCCACCCCAAACTATATTTTATCAAGACATGAAAGTGAATGATAAACCTCAACATCtcactctttatttttcttgaagtaaaCATATCCAGCATCACATTagacatattttcatattttgccCTGGCAAGTTCAAATTTTCCCTCTTTGAAGAGCCGGTTACCCTGCAGACAAATGGTTAAATattcaaatcaatagtcttacagCACAACAAAACAAAAGACTAAACAACTAATGTGCATCACCACAACAGCTTGCAAGCATACACATGGAGACTAGTCTAATAACTTTTTTCGGATTGATGTCTCAGTTAATTTTCAATCTAAACCGTTTCAAACAATAttagctaaaataatttttttattattgtattaatgCAAAAATCTTACCATTTTTAAGATATTAAACTTTTCCATTGGCAAAGTTGGATttgaaatcataattttttatttctaaaaaatgtACACTCAACAGGATAAATGCAAACCGACAGGCATGGGTCATTCCCAAGAaatgaaaatttacattttattccTTTTAAAAATTAGGCCctccaattaaaaaaataattgctcaattttttaaaataaaataaaatcataaattaatacatgaaaTTCTTTTTTATATCAACTGGAAATGAGAGTCAAATAGATTCCATCACCCATTTAGTTATAAAAACCTTTTAACATTTATAAACTCCACAAAAATGATTCTTTATTTAATTCCCTAAATTACCTATCCTCGCCTGGGTTGATAACAGTATTGTCGATGAACCTTTGGATTACATTCATGAATTTTTCGCCATTTTCTCTCTGGCTTGTAAGCAATTCAAGAACACGAAAAGGTAATTGGTTTTCCTACAAGAACTGATCCAAGTACACAAATGTCAGCAAatcatttttaa includes these proteins:
- the LOC107896718 gene encoding uncharacterized protein isoform X3 yields the protein MSNVMLDMFTSRKIKRNLTHWLSQTFSPAKGNYKGTSSSRSGGSSSRSGGKNWREEEKNLNTCCWQKGYERMWVIKSNGDRDIMSLLCAGVFSMRQARNLTSRMVQLKDASSYSFSSLYFSILTSSRILRISYTILSDCL